The DNA segment CGAGAGCAAGTCAAAGAAGTTCTGGACCGCTATAGCCGGCACCTGGGACCTCGCCTCTATACCCCCGACTTCTGCATCCACTGGCAAGGCGCCAGGAAAACCGCCGTAGAAGTCAAAACCGAGTCCTACCCTGGCGACGCACGCGACCAGGAGCGTTGGACCCGTGCAGCAGCGATTCTGGCCGCCTATGGCTACGAATTTGCCAACGTGGTGGTGCCGAACCGTATGTTGGGTCCGCTCAAACAGAATGTGCAGCTATTGCAACAGGCCAAGCGTTTGCAATGCAGCTTACTGAGCCCTGAGCTTGCCAAGCAACTCGACCGCCTGGAGGGTCGCGCACTTACCTTAGGTGAGGTCTGCGCCCATCTCGCCCTTCCGCTGCCGCTGGCACCGACACTGCTGCTCTCTGGTGCGGTTTCCCTGGACCTGTTGCATCACCCGATGCACGCCGAGACACCCGTCGAGCTGGCCTATGGCGAACTTGAGCATCTGCGCCTTGTGGAAAGGATGTGGTGATGCTTCAAGGACTCAAAAAGGGTGACGCACTCACCGACATCACATCCAGCATTGAGTACTTCGTTGTGGACTCTCAACTGGTCGATGGCTGCATTGCCCTGCTGGACCGCAGCAGCCGCGAGCCCAAGTTTTGGCCGCTGCATGAGGTTTACGAAGGTATTTCCCAGCAGCGCATCAAACTGCACCGAGCAGACACGGCCTTCGTGCCGGTACACGCTCATGACAGTCCAGCATTTCTACAGCGCCTGAACTGGGCCACGAAATGCCTGCGCCAAGTGCTCGACACCACCGACGAGCTGGGGATGAGTTTTGACAGAGCTTTTCATCTGGTGCGTGACGAACATCGAGGCCAGCCGTTTCCCACCCGCTCCTCGATGTACCGCTTCAAAGC comes from the Comamonas sp. 26 genome and includes:
- a CDS encoding TnsA endonuclease N-terminal domain-containing protein: MLATGTYGRRGRLGQLETGIRLVSPTYGRSRIRTYSASSGEIIVDSQAERLVSQMLAIDPSVSSYRPQPFTIDLNAQRLLTTREQVKEVLDRYSRHLGPRLYTPDFCIHWQGARKTAVEVKTESYPGDARDQERWTRAAAILAAYGYEFANVVVPNRMLGPLKQNVQLLQQAKRLQCSLLSPELAKQLDRLEGRALTLGEVCAHLALPLPLAPTLLLSGAVSLDLLHHPMHAETPVELAYGELEHLRLVERMW